GAGCTGAATGTTGCTGGCTGGAACAGGGCCACGACAAACGCCAGCTCAAAGGGAAGGACGTTAGCAGGACCAGTCCAGCTCCAGCATCTGAAGGTTCTGGTGGTTCCTGTCACATGTCCGCTCTgtccctttttcttttcattgctCCCCCaattctcttctcttttcctgaATCATGACCACTAACAATTTTCCTCAATGGGAATGCTGGAATCTGATCTCTAAATCATTCACTTGATACCATCAGGACTTCTCTTACTTGATCCAAGACTCTTCATCATCCAGGTCCCTGAAGAACTGGTGCAGGCGGTGGGACTCGTTAAGCTTAGCGCGTCGACTAGCAGCCATGGTCTTGATCTTGGTGAAGCGCTCGTTGACGCCGTTGCGCTTGTCCTTCACCTGTGATGTGTCAAAAGCGTCACTGCCCATGAGGCTGTCGGCCTGACCATTCAGATCCTTCAGGCGGTCCTGCAGAGAGAACACAGACGCTGAGTGATGCTGAGCCGTGGCAGCCCTGGCTGCGGCTCAGGAGACACCAcggctgattatggctcagtcCTACAGACCACATCTTTAAGAGCAAAATGCAGAGTCATTAATGGCTCCACAAATGACCATTTGCTCCCCTGACCAGCTTTCCAATGAGCGTGAAACAGATGGACAACAAACACCGACCTTCACCACTATATGATGATATATGATCTGTGATGTTGCCCAGCTGTCCTGGAGCTTTCTGTTCTAGTATAGACACTTTAAAGAGGCTTGAAGTGACTGAAGGCCTAACCTCATGGGCAGAGATGTCTGCTTCCAGCAGCTGGTGTTTCTTCAGCAGGTTGTTAACTGATGCCAAATCTTTGCCATAATCCTCAGAGGCGAGCAGAGCCTCCACCTGAGGGACACAAACATCACACGCTTGCAGTTTTACATTTATGCACGTTGGAGCACGTGTAGCAAGAATGTAGAGGCAGTCTTTTTACCTCAGACAGCCAGAAATCAAAGTCCTTGATGCCCGTGTTGAagttctgctgtttgttggCCTCTTTGAGCTTCTGGCTTTTTTCAGCAGATTTGTTGACGAGGAACTGCCACTGTTCATCCAGGGCACCCAGCCGGCTCTGAGAAACCCACCAATCACAGGTGAAGAAGGGTCCCCCAGCAGGACAATTAAAGTTGCAGAGCTCATAGACACGGGCCTCAGACAGACCATACCTTGACTGCGTCCTCACTGCCAGCGCAGGCTCCTCTCTGGATCAGGGCGTTGCCCGTGTCAATGACGCCACGGATCCGGTCCGCGTTAGCATGCAGCTCAGCTTCAAAGGCCTGATGTTTCTGATGCTTACTCTGAcatggcacaaacacacactcgtgtaAATGATGGTCCGAGTTCAGACACATTCAGCCAATgcagcacgctcacacacatgtgcgcacaaacacacacacaaacacaatgtgTCAGACGGGATACAGGATGTGTGTCAGTTTACAGGACATTTACACAAACTACAGGAAGAGTCAGTTCAAAACTGCTTCTTTTGCCACAAGTTTCTCAGCTAATCCCAAAGTTGGTGATCAAAGGGAGGACAAGACCTTCAGTTTGATTCCAGGAGCAAGTCTGGAAGCTTTTAATAATCAGAAGCAAGTTTGAAGCTGACGCTCACTGTCCAATAAAACCGACAGTGAAACCCACTGATGTCGACCCTCGATGGCAAATTAAAGcttaaacatgaaaacaaatgcagagaCTACATTCAGGAACTCTGAAATGGATGAAATTACAACCAAGGTGGAAAAGACGCTAACACAAAGATGCTAAAGATGAACACACTAAGAGCCTGCTGGTGTTAGTCAGCTGACACACTAATCACTTACCAGCAGCTTGGACAGCTAAAAGAAATAACAGTGGAAGAAGATTTCAGTCTCAGGCATTTTCACACAACTTCAGTATcaacagagcagaaaaaaagtctcatttttctttgtataCGTCAACTGTCTCAACATGAGCGTCACGACTCCCGGAATCCTTTAGAAGCCCCAAGACTGGCGACTGCGTGGCTATCCTGCACACAGAAGTGCCACAGCCTTACCTGGATGTTTGTGGGGTCCTTGTAAGACTCGTCCGTTGCTGTCTGGAGCTTTTCACTGATCCATGCCTCAATTTCATCCACGTCCCTACTGAACTGCTGCAAGGTCTGAGATTCGCCCAGTTTGGAGCGTTTTTCGATCATCTTGGCTTTCAGCCGCCGCCACCTTTAAAAcaccacagtcggcacatccaTGAGTGTAGCTTCACCCAAACGAATATTCCAATCACACAAATGTTTTTGATCCTTCAGATTTGAGTGCTCGTCCCTGAGCAGTGTAGACCATCCTGTGGTCTGGGCTGCTTCACACCTGCTGCTCCGGAGTCAGCCTTCCCAGAGGAACCTCACTCACATGTGCTTGTGTGTTCGTTAAAGTGCTAATCAAATACCTGTCAAGGACTTCATTGCAGCGGTTGTAGATCTCAGATTTGGCGTAATGGTCAGCTCCTATCAGCTGGTCAGCAAAGGACTGCAGAGCAGcaatcttctcctcctgcagaagcAGAATTTAGCACTTCTCGAAGATCAGTCAGTTCATTTAAAGCTCCTGTTGGACTGACAAGATTCCCTCACCTGCACATTAATGGCCTTGTCAAAATCTTCATGTTTCTTGATCAGAGCCTCCACGCTGTCCAAAGAGTCACCCTTGTCATCACTGGCGAGGAAGGCTTCCCGCGCCGCCATCCAGTTCTCCGCCTGCTCACAGTCTCTGCTGAAGAGCTGCAAATGTGGGTCAGCCTGCTGTCAGCACCAACACACAATCTTTCACGTCTCTTTCACAGCTGAACGCTGCTACCTGGAGCTCAAGGCACTGATCCAACATCATGCGGCGTTGCACCCAGGCCTTCTCCAGGTCAGTGCGTTCATGGTCCAGGGCGTCCagtttctgctggatctcagggCTAGCATAGTGGCCGCGTACCAGCAACTGCTGACCAAACTGTTCAAAAGCCTGAAAGGTTCCTGCCCGAGCGTCGATCTCTGTCCGGTGTTCctggaagaagaaagaaaaaataaataaatgtccgagtgtgtttgtatgtgtaaATGTAACACGGACACACAATGACTGAATACCTGGTGTCTTTCCAGAAGCGCCTCTGCTCCAGTCACATCTTTAGCCAGCTCCTCCGAGGACACCAGCCCTCTTATGCCGTTAATCCAGGACATCAAATCTCTGAGAAAGTGAATTTAACATTAAACAAAAACACTAGACTTATGGACACCAAAAGGGTGAGAGACACACTTGTGTCCATCTGCTCATTCATACTGTAAGTGTACTTATTTATTACCTGAAGTCAGACAGGAAGCGCTGCAGGTCATGAGAGTTCGCAAGCTTGTCTTTGCGCTGATCAGCCCGACCCACCAAGCTGCTCCAGGCAGTGTTCAGCTCAGTACACTTCTCCTTAATATCATCCACAGCCTCAGGGTGGGACTGAATCAAACGCTCAGCCATCTCCCCCAGAGAGTTGACCTGGGCAGGGATGAAGAAACaagcaaaacattaaaatcacaaAGAAAGCAAAGCTTGAGTGGAGCAAAGATGAAATACCTTATCTCCCAGAGCTGCCAGGTCTCTCTCGAAGCCTTCATGTTTGCGCTGCAGCGCCTGAACACTGGCCAAGTCATGACCGTAGTTGTCAGTGTTGAGGGCctggtttttttcttcaatcCATTCTTTGGTTTCATCAGCATCTCTGAGGACACAAATGAGAAAATAGTGTTTTAAACTGATCTCAAGTGCAAACGTATGGCTCTGGCGCATCAAAGACAACACTGGGCTGGTAACACCCAGCTAAATAACTGATGCCACAGCCATTGAACATGTGAATCTTCAATACCTGTGGAAGCGCTGCACCTCATGAGCGCTGCCCAGCATGTGGCTCCTCTCTTCAGCAAGCTGCTGCAGGGAACGCCAGCGATTATTCAGCTCCTACACACAGTCAGCAAGACGTGATCAGTGGAGGTATTAAATCAGGATCAGTACAGGTAGTTAAGTTTCTAATGAATTGTCTGAATTTATGTACTGGTAGTTCCATCAAAGAATCAAATcatgttaaaacaacaaatttaaATTCAGCTAAAGACAGTTTCTATTCAAACAACTCAGATCTAATCATGCAAACAAGGCAAAGACAAGCAGAGGAATATGTTCatggtggagtgtgtgtgagagagagagactcaacATATGCCAAAGATCACTTCTACTGCACTGAATAAAGTGAAGTCTCATGTTAAGCTGTATTCTTTCTCTTCTAATATGGTCATGTCTGCTCAGACTGAGGCCGAGGTGGCCCTCATCATCTTACCTTGATGGTATTAAAGTTAGCCGTTGTCTGAACAGCTAAGCGGATGTTCTGGAGTAAAAGGTAAAGAAGGGGGACACCACACCAGTCACAGGTTAGAAAACCCAGTAATCCTTAGTCTCAGTCAGAATCAATCAGAGCATAATTAGCATAGCAGCCATGGCTAGCAGAACCACCAAAGAGACCAGGACCATTTAAGACTCGAGAAAGCATGAGACACCAATCGCATGGCTGGAAGATGATTAAGGGCATGATTGAAGCCACACTAGCATCCAACATTTACCTCACTCAACTTGCTTAAGACCAAACAAAATGATGGTTAAATGCAGGTGATAATACAGATAAAGGGAGAACAAACCTTCCACGGAGATGCAGTTTTAGAGTCCGCTTCATCCTGTTGAAGAAAAAGATCACTCTGAAGAACTTCACCAAATACATCAAGCAAGTCAAATGTgtttgaaagaggaaaaacatcgACACCTTGCCAGGAGCAGCACCAAgtacctcctgctgctgtaaagtcagaagaacaaaacaagatgaatgttctgcagcagctgctgcttaaATATGTTGAAAACTGGGTCCTGAAAGCAGTCAGGTACCTGAGCCTGAACCATGGGCGTCTCTTCAGCCATGAGACCTTCAGACTCCAGCTCCGCTGCCACTTTGTTGATGTCCCTCAGACGAGACTCATTGGCTTTTAGATCCTGAACACAAGAACATCATTTCCACCATCAAGACACAGAGTGAAATATCTGTTTATCTGCAGCTGAAAGGCTGTGAGGTTGTTCTTAGAATAAACACTGAAGGACTTTAGCAGACCTTTGACAACATTGTGTAGTTAATGGTTGAGTGAAAAGCTCTAGCTAAAACGTGACCTTAACAGGAAGAGCgatgctgctgcacacatgATGCATTACGCTGCACAGAAACTCTGCTTGTTTTAAAACTGAGTTCACCTTCTGGAAGTCATCAAACTTCTTCTGCAggacctccacctgctccagaTCAGATCCGACCTCTTCGTTGGTGAGGGTGCTCTCCTTTTCATGGATCCACTGCTGCAGCTCGTTGGCCTCACGGAACAACATGAACTTCTTGCAGCTCTTCTCTAGCATGTCCTTGCGCTTCTCTCCCAGCTCCAGCAGATTGGAATACCTAGAACAGTTGCCAAGAGAGGACTGAATGAGGGATGGGTGACTAATAGCCCCCACTGGTGATGAGCAGGATGAGGATGACGAGGAGGGAGAATCTGTTTGAAAGGAACTGATTATTTCTATTTTGTTGGACAAACAGAATGGACAGAGCCATCCAGCAGCTCGCAAACCATACTGGCAGCAAACTGCTTTTGCAACCAATTCTGAGTCGAGAGGATTCTATCCATGAAAAATCATGTGTCATTTCCAGCTGTGTTTAGCAGACAGCTCAACAAAGGGCTTAAACATGTGCATCTCTCCCTGACTGAGTGCATCTATAGATGCATCCTCTCAGTTCAGATAACACCAATAAAAGGTGGTAATAACAATGTTGCAGTGACCACATGAACTAGAACATATGTTTTCATGGCTTCGTGCTGAATCAGCAGTTGAAAGCTGCATGTAGCTGAACCAGTGACTGAAGAGCAGCCGCTCCTATTACAGCTGTTAAATAATGATGCACCGCAAGAGAGGTAGATAAAGCACTAATGATATCTGAAAATCATAGGAGGCAAACAAATAGCCAGTGATTATGACTGGACAATGATGATAATTACAGACCTTCACATATTCAAAACGGGCAGATTAGGGCTCACTTGTAACTGTAACTACTCGGGTCTTCATACATGTTCTAAAAAGCACCAGAGTGCAGATAGAATGTCTGtccagaaggaaaaaaaatcttgtgaATAAAACaactcaaatgaaaaaaaatgacaaatgaaaatGGGAAGTGAACCATCAAAGCCACCAATGGGAAGCAGAGGGTGTAGGTCAGGCTCTTCTAACCCAGTGCTGACTAGAGGGTCACATAAACACAACAGAAGAGGGTTTGGGGTAGCGATGGATGGAAAACTGTTGAGCATCACAACCACAAGAAGACGCAGAGGAACACTTGGTCCTACTCACAGCTCTTCAACCTGCTTCATGCGCACAGAAACGCTGCAGGCCTCCTTGGTGACAAGCCTGCTCGGTGGCAAGTCAAGACAAAAGTGCAGCAAAACAATGTCAGGTTACAATCAATGCTGGTAAATATGAACCAGAGGCAACATCATTAGATTTAAAATGAGTTCACGAAGAGAGGACAGAGCACAGAAGACACACTTCACACCAACAGCTCGATAAGTCTAGTGAGGAAAAGGAAACGAGGCAGTACCCCACACTAAAAAGGAAAGACTTTCTTACTGGTTCTCAATTTGATCCTGACGCAGTGCAATGCTGCCATGCTCGTCCAGGAGATTCTCCCTAGAAGAGGACTGGTTGGGGTCCAACTTCTTCACATAAGCAGCAGGAACAAAGCCCTGGCGGTCATTCACCTCCACCTTCCACCAATCCTACAAGAAAGCGCCAGATACAAACAAGTAAACTGGAGAACATAAGCAGCTGCTTGAGCCTCCGCACAAGGACTAGAGAAGGTGTCTAAACTAGAGCTTTTTAACATGGCCGGGCTGCTGCCCCGAGGTCGGGGTATTGACCCAAGGCCAGAGCTGCGGCAGATGTGTTTAACGCTGACTGGAAATATCAACATCAAGACTTTGGATTTTGCCAGAGGAGTCGTCCTGGTGCTGATACACTAGGCTGTAGTTTTTGCTCCTGAACACATGCCATCCAGGGTGTCCGGAGAGATCTGCCCATCAAACTTTCAACAACATGGAACTATAGAGTGCATCCAGCACCACCAGTGTTGTTAATATATTTGAGATTTCAGCATGAAAAGTGTTCAGGAAGGTAACTGAAAACAAAATGATTCCAAATTTATGGGCAACAATCTATCTAGTGACTTTCTTTTGGATTTAACTAAAATAATTATGCCACTTTACCGGGTAATATTACTAAGAGTTTCTCCCACTCAAGGCATTTTGAATGCTGGGCATGAGTGTATTCGCCCCTGCACGTGTTTGTACCTTGTTAGTGCTGTTGAGCAGTGTGAGGATGTCTCCCTTCTTCATGGTTACTTCACGTGGACTCTTCTCCTGATAGTCATACAAGGCAAGGACCAGCTCTTTCCCAGTCTCATCATCAGTTGGTGCCACTTGTTGCTGTTCAATGAGAGTCACTTCATCTTAGACAGTCTGCCAAACATCTGACTACACTTAGCCGACAGTCGGATTAAAGTCTGCCGACAGTCCTGAGACGATTGAATAGCTGCTCAAAAGAGGAGGGACTCGGGTCTTACCCTGCAGGACTGGGCCTGCTCCTTCAGGCCCTGGATGCTGCTGCCGTAGGCACTCAGGTCAGACATCAGGGCCTCGTGTTTCTTAAGAAGCGCCTGTTAAAGAGAAACTGGGTGAAGCTGCATTTGTCACGGAGACATTAACCAAAACGATGGAAGCTGACTGAAAGGTAAAGACGCGTTTCAGTGTCCAACAGAAAACACTTTGCCTGCATTCACCTCAGCAGAGTCCTCATCTTTGCCATAGTCTGGGCTGCCAACAATAGGCTCCTTCTCCCTCATCCAGGATTCCGCCTCATTGGCATCAGCAAAGTACTGCTGGGCCTGCAAAGAGTCCTCTAGATCCTGTTTCCTCTGGGAAGCCTTCAGCTTCAGTGTGTCCCAACGTCCATGTACTTCAGTCAGCTTAACTTTCACATCCTCTCCTGCAAAGTGTCCTGagatgacagaaagaaagatgCTACCAGAATACTACCAAATACCAAATCTATACCAAAAACCATGCAAGAGGCAGCTGGATAGGGCAGTAAATGTTTGACGAGAGTCCTGACACATGCCCACTCATCACTTTCTTAAATAGCTTGATCATTGCACCAATTTACAATGAGCTCCAAActcaaggaagaaatgagacagaaaatactaaaacaaaccaaatgtaTACCTTCTTCCACCATTGCTTCTCCTTTCTGAGTGACAGCCTTGATACGGGGCTCATGACCAACGATTTCAGCCTGCAGGGCCTGGTGCTTCTTCAGGAGGTTCTGGACACCGATCAAATCTTTGCCTTCAGAAATACCAAACAGAAATCAGTAAGGAGGCACAAACAGGTAGTCTCACCTGATTAAAGCATAGCCATGAATTAAAGTAAAAGACTTTGGTGAGAGGACGGGGTCTCACCTCTGTTGGTAGAGGCAGCAAGAGGCTCTTTCTCCCGGATCCAagtctcctcatcctccacgtctctgaagagctgctgcagcctcagggAGTCCGACAGCTTCTGCTTGCGCATGGCCATGGGCTCACGCAGCGCTTCGTAACGCACCACTAAAGCCTCCTGCTTCTTGCGGATGTTGTCAGCGTCAAAGTGTCCGGCCTCTTGGAACTGGCGGGCCTGGATGGTTATGCCATCGATGCGATCCTTGGAGAGGAACATTTACATCGTGAGGACAAACTGGTGTATGAATACATAAAGTTGTTGGCACCCTTCGGTTATGGAACGAAAAATACAAAAgtaggaaaaaataaaactcaGGGCTGTCAAAGCCGTTCATGAATAAGTGCGTGTCATTGACACCTTTACCTGTATTTCATGCAAAACACATCTGATGTCCAGGTGTCACAAAGAATTAAAAAACCTAATGCTTCAGATGCAAGCTGTAACCTTAGTGCCCTCTGGAGTCCTTGATGGCAGGTTTTGTGACCCTCTGGTCAAAGTGTCTCAGCTAGACAAAAAGCAACACTCTGCCTCTTGACTGTCCCGCCTCAACCTTCCAGAGGCCGATATGCTGCTTTAAGGTGTGTCTGGAGTTGCTGGTGCCAGCACTGCCACACCAACCACACCAGGAGGGAAATCATGGGATTCTGACTCACTGGGTTCATTTGGAATAAAGCAAGGTCGTGTTTTCAGTCAGTCACTACTGATCGTTTctctggcctgtgtgtgtgtgtgtgcgtgcgcgtgcacatTGTGTTGCTACCTGGTGTGCAGCCACATCAGCCTCCAGCAGAGCgtgcttcttctgcaggttttgAACACTGGTCAGGTCCTTGCCATAGTCGTCTGATGCCAGGTGACCCTCGACCTCATACAGCCACAGCTCAATGTCTTCTACGTTCCTgttgaactgctgctgctggttggccTCGCGAAGCTTGATCCCTTTACAAGAATGTCACATCTCAGGCAATTTGAAgagttttttttgtgtgaatttatggaaaatggaaatgttAACTAGGCATAGGTGTTACTAATGATAAATAAATTGGTTCTTTTTAACTCCTCATGTTTAACTCCAATGTCTGCACAGTTCATAAGCTGCTCCACGGTATATGTGCATGGCCGGTACCTTTGAGCTCCGTGGCCTCCAGGAGTTTCTTCCACTGAGAGCTGACCTCTTCCATTCGCCGTGCAACCTCACTGGAAGCATAATGTTTCCTCTCCAGTAACTCTTGCCCAGACTTCTGCAGGGCATCTATGCGACTCTGGTTAGCTGACAGCTCTGCTTCAAACGCCTGGTGTTTCTGCACCTTACCCTGCAGGTTGGAGGGGTCCTGTTGGCCAAAGTACACCAGAACCACTGAtcaaaacatctaaaaaaacaacaaaaaaggacaAATCTTACAACAAATGTCTGATAAAGTACTTTGTAAGCCTCATCTGTAGCCGTCTTCATCTTCTCATTAATCCAGCTCTTCAGCTCATCCGAGTCCCTGAAGAACTGCTGCAGATGAAACGAATCCTCCAGGGCAGCGCGGCGGGATTGAGCGCGCTCATGCAAGGCATTACGGCGGCTCAGCAGCTACAAATGAGCAACAAAGTCAAAGTTTCATTCTAAAATGCTGCCAACTGCTTTGACATTCAGGGTTTGTGTTTAGGAAGGCTGTTATGATAAAGTTAAGGGGGTTTAAGGATCACTTACTGCATCTCTGCGAGTAGCCACGTCCTCTTTAGCATAGTGATTGTTCTGTATCAGTTTAGTAGCAAATTCATCCAGGGCCTTCAATGGTACAAGAACATAAATTTAAAGCAGCTTTTACGGACATATCATTAAAAAACTACACattaaatttggtgtttgaACTTCTTGACTAGAATGGGTGACTTACAGTGATCTTCTCTTCTTGAGCACTGAGGGACTTCTCAAAGTCCTCGTGTTTCTTCAGCAGTGCCTCTACGCTGTCCAGGGAGTCTCCAAGGTCTTCATTCAGCAGGAAAGCCTGTACAATTCACACCAAAGCCAAATGAATCCTAATCCCAGTTTGGCCATGAAAGGCAGTTTCTGTTGACTCAGAAAGCTGTGGTGTGTCAGCCCACCTCCTGTTTACTCATCCAGTTGTCCACCTGCTCAGTGTCCCTGTAGAAGAGCTGCAGGTCCATGCACTGTTCGTACTGCTGCCGCCGCACCTCCCACAAGTTCAACAGAGACTCCTTCTCATTAGAGAGGATACTCAGCTGCAAACACATCAAAACGCCATGAACATTGACATCGTGGCAGCGTATTGACAGCACAGTTTCATTTTATGAAATGGATGGTGAAATGACGGTCTAGAAGCAATCCCACCTTTTCCTTAACCTCATCAGATGCATAATGTCCCGTGTTGAGCAGAGCCTGGCCGGCTTCATCAGTGACTCTAAAACTGTCCTCATGGGCATCGATCTCTCCCTtggagaaaaggaaacatttaacaATATTCAGTGGTTCTTTGACAAAAAATCCTCATCAGGGCTCCAACATGTGGTTAGAGAAGTTTTTACCTTGTGTTCCTGATGGCGATCTAGCAGAGCCTCAGCTCCAGCCACGTCATTGGCCAGTTCATCAGCATTGATCAGGGCCTGCATCTCTGTCACCCAGCTGGTCAGATCCCTGAAGTCAGCAGTGAAGCGCTGCAGCCTGATGGGGCGAGAGGACCTCTGTGACCACACACTCATACAGGGGACTTGTATCTGCATATTTGATGCATCTCTGATCCACACTACAACGATCCTCGGCATCAATTTGTTTCTGCTATTTTACCGGTAGGAGTCATTCAGGCGAGCATGGCGTTCAGCTGCGAGAGTGCGAATCTGCTCCCAGTTGGTGACAAGTTCATCTTTCTTCAGCAGGATCTGTGAGGCGTTCTGTGGATGTGTCTCTTGCAGACGTTCTGCATCACCGCCAAGTGTGTTAACCTGGTTTAGCAGAAGACCAGAACACCCTTACAAATTGCTGTGACAGTTCAGTAACATGTAGATATCTATAAGGAAGCTCCTTACCTTATCTTCAAGGGCAGCCAGATCTCTTTCCAGACCCTCGTGTTTGCGAAGGAGAGCCTGAACACTGGCCAGGTCACGACCAAAGTCATCGGAGGCCATTAGCTGCTCCTTTTCCTTGATCCAGCTGATGGTCTCATCCACATCCCTGCAGGTTCAACCACACATGCCCGAGTTATCAAGGCAGCAAAGAAGTCTTTCACGTTATTAGAATTACAGTGTGTCTATAGAGCTTTACACAAACAGGGTCAATTCAAGCTATGGTTAGATGAATGAAGCTCTCCACCTGTTGAATCGTTGCACTTCTGCAGCACCAAACAGCCGGCCCTGCCTCTGCTGGGCCAGGCCCTTCAGGCGCTGCCAGGCAGCGTTCACCTCATCCTGCTTACGGACTATGAGCTCAACCTCTGGGTGGGATTCCTGGGTCAGCTTGGCTGCTAGTTGGTTGACCTCATTAACACGCTCCTCATGAGCAGCAAGATCTGCCTGGAACTCTTCAAATTTCTTCTGCAGGAGTTCCACATGCTCCAAGTCCTGGCCCAGCTCTTCAGATGTTGCCATGGCCTCCTACAGGTCAAATGCATCAACAGGTTTGAAGGAGGTATCAGGGACGCACTGCTAACATTTACAACTCAACCATATCTTTACTCTCCCCTCCCCAGAAGGCAGAGTCTCCACCACTGGACTAGTGTGGTGGAA
The sequence above is drawn from the Takifugu rubripes chromosome 6, fTakRub1.2, whole genome shotgun sequence genome and encodes:
- the sptan1 gene encoding spectrin alpha chain, non-erythrocytic 1 isoform X4, coding for MDTTGVKVLETADDIQDRRQQVLDRYRRFKELSIMRRQKLEDSFRFQCFRRDAEELEKWIQEKLQIASDENYKDPSNLQGKLQKHQAFEAEVQANAGTIIKLDEIGNLMISEGHFASEIIRTRLEELHRLWDLLLQKTKEKGMRLLQAQKLVQYLRECEDAMDWISDKEAMATSEELGQDLEHVELLQKKFEEFQADLAAHEERVNEVNQLAAKLTQESHPEVELIVRKQDEVNAAWQRLKGLAQQRQGRLFGAAEVQRFNRDVDETISWIKEKEQLMASDDFGRDLASVQALLRKHEGLERDLAALEDKVNTLGGDAERLQETHPQNASQILLKKDELVTNWEQIRTLAAERHARLNDSYRLQRFTADFRDLTSWVTEMQALINADELANDVAGAEALLDRHQEHKGEIDAHEDSFRVTDEAGQALLNTGHYASDEVKEKLSILSNEKESLLNLWEVRRQQYEQCMDLQLFYRDTEQVDNWMSKQEAFLLNEDLGDSLDSVEALLKKHEDFEKSLSAQEEKITALDEFATKLIQNNHYAKEDVATRRDALLSRRNALHERAQSRRAALEDSFHLQQFFRDSDELKSWINEKMKTATDEAYKDPSNLQGKVQKHQAFEAELSANQSRIDALQKSGQELLERKHYASSEVARRMEEVSSQWKKLLEATELKGIKLREANQQQQFNRNVEDIELWLYEVEGHLASDDYGKDLTSVQNLQKKHALLEADVAAHQDRIDGITIQARQFQEAGHFDADNIRKKQEALVVRYEALREPMAMRKQKLSDSLRLQQLFRDVEDEETWIREKEPLAASTNRGKDLIGVQNLLKKHQALQAEIVGHEPRIKAVTQKGEAMVEEGHFAGEDVKVKLTEVHGRWDTLKLKASQRKQDLEDSLQAQQYFADANEAESWMREKEPIVGSPDYGKDEDSAEALLKKHEALMSDLSAYGSSIQGLKEQAQSCRQQVAPTDDETGKELVLALYDYQEKSPREVTMKKGDILTLLNSTNKDWWKVEVNDRQGFVPAAYVKKLDPNQSSSRENLLDEHGSIALRQDQIENQYSNLLELGEKRKDMLEKSCKKFMLFREANELQQWIHEKESTLTNEEVGSDLEQVEVLQKKFDDFQKDLKANESRLRDINKVAAELESEGLMAEETPMVQAQQQEVLGAAPGKDEADSKTASPWKNIRLAVQTTANFNTIKELNNRWRSLQQLAEERSHMLGSAHEVQRFHRDADETKEWIEEKNQALNTDNYGHDLASVQALQRKHEGFERDLAALGDKVNSLGEMAERLIQSHPEAVDDIKEKCTELNTAWSSLVGRADQRKDKLANSHDLQRFLSDFRDLMSWINGIRGLVSSEELAKDVTGAEALLERHQEHRTEIDARAGTFQAFEQFGQQLLVRGHYASPEIQQKLDALDHERTDLEKAWVQRRMMLDQCLELQLFSRDCEQAENWMAAREAFLASDDKGDSLDSVEALIKKHEDFDKAINVQEEKIAALQSFADQLIGADHYAKSEIYNRCNEVLDRWRRLKAKMIEKRSKLGESQTLQQFSRDVDEIEAWISEKLQTATDESYKDPTNIQLSKLLSKHQKHQAFEAELHANADRIRGVIDTGNALIQRGACAGSEDAVKSRLGALDEQWQFLVNKSAEKSQKLKEANKQQNFNTGIKDFDFWLSEVEALLASEDYGKDLASVNNLLKKHQLLEADISAHEDRLKDLNGQADSLMGSDAFDTSQVKDKRNGVNERFTKIKTMAASRRAKLNESHRLHQFFRDLDDEESWIKEKKLLVSSEDYGRDLTGVQNLRKKHKRLEAELGAHEPAIQSVLDTGKKLSDDNTIGQEEIQQRLAQFVDHWKELKDLSGARGQRLEESLEYQQFVANVEEEEAWINEKLNLVGSEDYGDTLAAVQGLLKKHEAFETDFTVHRDRVGDVCSNGEELIKKNNHHVHNISAKMAALREKVSELERAAAQRKAKLDENSAFLQFNWKADVVESWIGEKENSLKTDDYGRDLSSVQTLLTKQETFDAGLQAFQQEGITNITALKDQLLAAKHVQSKAIEARHAALMKRWNQLLSNSAARKEKLLEAQEHFRKVEDLFLTFAKKASAFNSWFENAEEDLTDPVRCNSLEEIRALREAHEAFRSSLSSAQADFNQLAELDKQIKSYQVVSNPYTWFTMEALEETWRNLQKIIKERELELQKEQRRQEENDKLRQEFAQHANAFHQWLQETRTYLLDGSCMVEESGTLESQLEATKRKHQEIRAMRSQLKKIEDLGAAMEEALILDNKYTEHSTVGLAQQWDQLDQLGMRMQHNLEQQIQARNTTGVTEEALKEFSMMFKHFDKEKSGRLNHQEFKSCLRSLGYDLPMVEEGEPDPEFEAILDTVDPNRDGNVSLQEYMAFMISRETENVKSSEEIESAFRALSTENKPYVTKEELYQNLSKEQADYCLSHMKPYLDSKGRELPSAFDFVEFTRSLFVN